A genomic stretch from Campylobacter concisus includes:
- a CDS encoding HIT family protein: MIYEDKFIKIEREDNELPWIKIFTIKPFRELSDCDEASRARLFEAMLVAEKAMLEFYKPTKINIASFGNYVSHVHIHVIARFSNDAFFPDSVWANPKRKSELALPEFDKFAKFLEEKLRASFE, translated from the coding sequence ATGATCTATGAAGATAAATTTATAAAAATCGAGCGTGAAGACAATGAACTTCCATGGATAAAAATTTTTACCATTAAGCCATTTCGTGAGCTAAGCGATTGCGATGAAGCGAGTAGGGCAAGGCTATTTGAAGCGATGCTAGTAGCTGAAAAGGCGATGCTTGAGTTTTATAAACCAACCAAGATAAATATTGCTAGTTTTGGTAACTACGTGTCACACGTGCATATTCATGTTATTGCTAGATTTAGTAATGACGCATTTTTTCCAGATAGTGTTTGGGCTAATCCAAAAAGAAAAAGCGAGCTTGCGTTGCCAGAATTTGATAAATTTGCAAAATTTTTAGAAGAAAAGTTAAGGGCTAGTTTTGAATAA
- a CDS encoding AI-2E family transporter, giving the protein MNNRLFFGIFVFCALALVVYLFKPYLLDIFIAALLAVAVSNVQIAFLSLTKNRKTLSSALTTSVLLCLFIAPLLYAVVEIAKYAAGFDINNVTKTIEFIKNYDFRMPESINFLEPKIKEFIGGLDIKMLFSQLATNLASLGKLSLKFGVDMIIILVFFFFCNLYGNELISYLKYALPLKQDDTESILSEVGNVMSVVFYSTIANMIIQGFLFAIVTSFYGYDGVLTGIFFSFASLIPVVGGILAWAPISIYEFANGNTAAAITIALYTIVVISFAADTLLKPLVIKFINSKLVKIPTKINELLIFFAMLAGITTFGFWGVILGPAIVTFFISTIKLYTLLRERNFV; this is encoded by the coding sequence ATGAACAATAGACTATTTTTTGGAATTTTTGTATTTTGTGCTTTGGCTTTGGTGGTCTATCTTTTTAAACCATATCTGCTTGATATTTTTATCGCTGCACTGCTTGCTGTCGCGGTTTCAAATGTCCAAATTGCATTTTTATCGCTCACTAAAAACCGCAAGACGCTTTCATCGGCGCTTACCACGTCTGTGCTTCTTTGCTTATTCATCGCCCCACTTCTTTATGCGGTGGTTGAGATCGCAAAATACGCAGCTGGCTTTGATATAAACAATGTCACAAAGACTATCGAATTTATCAAAAATTATGATTTTAGGATGCCTGAGTCGATAAATTTTTTAGAGCCAAAGATAAAAGAATTTATCGGCGGACTTGATATTAAGATGCTTTTTTCTCAACTTGCGACAAATCTTGCAAGTCTAGGTAAGTTAAGCCTTAAATTTGGCGTTGATATGATCATTATCTTGGTCTTTTTCTTCTTTTGCAATCTTTATGGCAATGAACTAATCAGCTATCTAAAATATGCACTTCCGCTAAAGCAAGATGACACAGAGTCTATTTTAAGCGAAGTTGGTAACGTGATGAGTGTGGTCTTTTATTCAACCATTGCAAATATGATAATCCAAGGCTTTTTATTTGCTATTGTCACAAGTTTTTACGGCTATGACGGCGTGCTAACTGGTATCTTTTTTAGCTTTGCTTCGCTTATTCCAGTTGTAGGCGGTATTCTGGCATGGGCGCCTATTAGTATTTATGAGTTTGCAAATGGCAACACAGCAGCAGCTATCACGATCGCACTTTACACCATTGTCGTGATCTCATTTGCAGCTGATACGCTTTTAAAACCACTTGTTATTAAATTTATAAACTCGAAGCTGGTTAAAATACCAACAAAGATAAATGAACTTCTTATATTCTTTGCGATGCTTGCAGGTATCACGACATTTGGGTTTTGGGGTGTGATCCTTGGACCAGCGATCGTGACATTTTTTATCTCGACTATCAAGCTTTATACGCTTTTAAGAGAGAGAAATTTTGTATAA
- a CDS encoding cytochrome C: MSEPHLCPKCKQRTIYFDGICYDCRQKEKLEFYENLSKDEIKQKLKNVLAHIDEIGKYDEIYSDLVYIFYLHGICDEQIIREVTKECEYYPFEIYKNAPSDVRDELINSLNGAENIVKINHILCALAWQGDEVVRELFFKLYNAPKPWKAKLHVDMDGYAQVAGWSFDESGKRRSLVFDKCFTCGPSQNADASIKFKALSDEKCKFCSGEMLEFIIKKESLKRLGLELKNDAVLKFCPTCVGLVQYFCQNDGKSVQTEVVGEGDSEDYLRDAVTTLDGQNFELASEVCAHYSYMIDSEILLGGYPQWEQDAEHLKCPKCSKSMKYLAQIPLGSLVDGEGTIYVQICDECEIVGTNFQCT; encoded by the coding sequence ATGAGCGAGCCACATCTTTGTCCTAAGTGCAAGCAAAGGACGATTTACTTTGACGGGATCTGCTATGATTGCAGGCAAAAAGAGAAGCTGGAGTTTTATGAAAATTTAAGCAAAGATGAGATCAAACAAAAGCTAAAAAATGTCCTAGCACACATAGATGAGATAGGCAAATATGATGAAATTTATAGTGATCTTGTCTATATTTTCTACCTGCACGGAATTTGCGACGAGCAGATAATAAGAGAAGTGACCAAAGAGTGTGAATACTACCCATTTGAAATTTACAAAAACGCCCCAAGTGACGTAAGAGACGAGCTCATAAATAGTCTAAATGGCGCTGAAAATATCGTAAAAATAAATCACATCCTTTGCGCACTTGCCTGGCAGGGCGATGAGGTGGTAAGGGAGCTATTTTTTAAGCTCTATAATGCGCCAAAGCCTTGGAAGGCGAAGCTTCATGTTGATATGGACGGATATGCGCAGGTTGCTGGCTGGAGCTTTGACGAGAGTGGCAAGAGAAGAAGCCTAGTTTTTGATAAATGTTTTACATGTGGGCCAAGCCAAAACGCAGATGCAAGCATTAAATTTAAAGCACTAAGCGATGAAAAATGTAAATTTTGTAGCGGCGAGATGCTGGAATTTATCATCAAAAAAGAGAGTCTAAAGCGACTTGGACTAGAGCTAAAAAACGATGCTGTGCTTAAATTTTGTCCAACATGCGTTGGCCTTGTGCAGTATTTTTGCCAAAATGACGGCAAAAGCGTGCAAACAGAAGTGGTAGGCGAGGGCGATAGCGAAGATTATTTAAGAGATGCTGTGACGACTCTTGATGGGCAAAATTTCGAGCTAGCCAGCGAGGTTTGCGCTCACTACTCATATATGATAGATAGCGAAATTTTGCTTGGAGGATATCCGCAGTGGGAGCAAGATGCCGAGCATTTAAAATGTCCAAAATGTAGCAAAAGCATGAAATATCTAGCACAAATTCCTCTTGGAAGTCTAGTAGATGGCGAGGGAACTATATATGTTCAAATATGTGATGAATGCGAGATCGTCGGGACAAATTTTCAGTGCACGTAA
- the ruvB gene encoding Holliday junction branch migration DNA helicase RuvB, whose translation MDRIVEIEKVSFENDFEVSLRPTKFEDYIGQEKIKQNLDIFIKAAKKRNECLDHVLFYGPPGLGKTTLAHIIANEMGVSIKMTAAPMIEKSGDLAAILTNLQEGDVLFIDEIHRLSPAIEEVLYPAMEDFRLDIIIGSGPAAQTIKIDLPKFTLIGATTRAGMVSAPLRDRFGMDFRLQFYTSSELSRIVQIASVKLGKECDKNASLEIAKRSRATPRIALRLLKRIRDFAEVNDEQIISHERAKEGLNALGVNSLGFDEMDIRYLEILMQARRRPMGLSTIAAALSEDEGTVEDVIEPYLLANGFIERTAKGRIASAKCFEIFNVKIDIEKGLFE comes from the coding sequence TTGGATAGAATTGTTGAAATAGAAAAAGTAAGCTTTGAAAATGACTTTGAAGTCTCGCTTAGACCGACAAAATTTGAAGACTACATAGGCCAAGAAAAGATCAAGCAAAATTTAGACATCTTTATAAAAGCAGCCAAAAAGCGAAATGAGTGCCTAGATCACGTGCTATTTTACGGCCCTCCAGGACTTGGTAAAACGACACTTGCTCACATCATAGCAAACGAAATGGGCGTAAGTATCAAAATGACTGCGGCCCCAATGATAGAAAAGAGTGGTGACCTGGCGGCGATCCTTACAAATTTACAAGAAGGCGACGTGCTTTTTATCGACGAGATCCACCGCCTAAGCCCAGCTATCGAGGAGGTGCTCTACCCTGCGATGGAGGACTTTAGGCTAGACATTATCATAGGCTCTGGCCCAGCTGCCCAGACTATCAAGATAGACCTGCCAAAATTTACGCTAATAGGCGCAACGACGCGTGCTGGCATGGTCTCAGCGCCTTTAAGGGACCGCTTCGGGATGGACTTTAGGCTGCAGTTTTACACAAGCAGCGAGCTAAGCCGTATCGTGCAGATAGCCTCTGTTAAACTTGGCAAAGAGTGCGACAAAAACGCCTCGCTTGAGATCGCCAAACGCTCACGTGCCACGCCAAGGATCGCTCTTAGGCTATTAAAGCGAATTCGCGACTTTGCCGAGGTAAATGACGAGCAAATCATCAGCCACGAGCGCGCAAAAGAGGGGCTTAACGCGCTTGGGGTAAATTCGCTTGGATTTGACGAGATGGATATTAGGTATTTAGAAATTTTGATGCAAGCAAGGCGCCGTCCTATGGGGCTTAGCACGATCGCAGCGGCTCTTAGCGAGGACGAGGGCACGGTTGAGGACGTCATCGAGCCATATTTGCTTGCAAATGGCTTTATCGAGCGCACTGCAAAGGGTAGGATCGCAAGTGCGAAGTGTTTTGAGATCTTTAACGTCAAGATCGACATCGAAAAAGGGCTTTTTGAGTAG
- a CDS encoding sensor histidine kinase, producing MHKSFKIQIIATFVIMSLFCFQSFVILNLSQKNSTSKALFGAMKHETIIKNSFLKNENITPSLNYKFAIYDVNFNPIISNLSRQPSNFKFVTLEENGCLFYKSFFIKDKTPYYIVVEKELDNEKSIFLAALMLLVILVAVLFIVYFLYLSSVKPYKEFQKYMNNFFNDAMHELKTPLGVAGMNLEMLGLENKYITRIKNALKQMQITYEDVEYFIKRGYIKFPLERLNLGEYIIDRVKFLSSVADVKHIEIKTNLEGDAFTMLSKVEAQRIIDNTITNAIKYSQKESEILINLSFENDRIKLSVQDFGKGIKDVKKVWKRYVREDEIQGGFGLGLNIVSEICQKHEISYGVDSVYGEGSTFYYKFKRA from the coding sequence ATGCACAAGAGCTTTAAGATTCAGATCATAGCGACATTTGTCATAATGTCGCTTTTTTGTTTTCAAAGCTTTGTGATCTTAAATTTAAGCCAAAAAAACAGCACTTCAAAAGCTCTTTTTGGTGCGATGAAGCATGAAACTATTATCAAAAATTCGTTTTTAAAAAATGAAAATATAACTCCTTCTTTAAATTATAAATTTGCGATCTATGATGTAAATTTTAATCCAATTATTTCAAATCTCTCCAGGCAGCCAAGCAACTTTAAATTTGTAACACTTGAAGAAAATGGCTGCTTGTTTTATAAAAGCTTTTTTATAAAGGATAAAACGCCTTATTACATTGTCGTTGAAAAAGAGCTTGATAATGAAAAAAGTATATTTCTAGCAGCACTTATGCTCCTTGTCATCCTTGTAGCGGTGCTTTTTATCGTATATTTCTTATATCTAAGTAGCGTTAAGCCTTATAAAGAGTTTCAAAAATATATGAATAACTTCTTTAACGACGCCATGCATGAGCTAAAGACTCCACTTGGTGTAGCTGGTATGAATCTTGAGATGCTTGGGCTTGAAAACAAGTATATAACTCGCATCAAAAACGCCTTAAAACAGATGCAAATAACCTACGAAGATGTCGAGTATTTTATAAAGCGTGGCTATATAAAATTCCCACTTGAGCGGCTAAATTTAGGCGAATACATAATAGATCGAGTGAAATTTCTCTCAAGCGTGGCCGATGTCAAACACATCGAGATAAAGACAAATTTAGAAGGCGATGCATTTACCATGCTAAGCAAGGTTGAAGCTCAGCGTATCATTGATAATACGATTACAAACGCCATAAAATACAGCCAAAAAGAGAGCGAAATACTAATAAATTTAAGCTTTGAAAATGACCGGATAAAGCTTAGTGTACAAGACTTTGGCAAGGGGATAAAGGATGTCAAAAAGGTCTGGAAAAGATACGTAAGAGAGGATGAAATCCAAGGCGGCTTTGGTCTTGGGCTAAATATCGTCAGTGAAATTTGCCAAAAACATGAAATTTCATACGGCGTTGATAGTGTTTATGGCGAAGGCAGCACCTTTTACTATAAATTTAAACGAGCTTAG
- a CDS encoding response regulator transcription factor, producing MKILLLEDDLGFQESVCEFLQTLGYEVTAVSDGQEACDLIEKNFYHLFILDIKVPGVNGHEVIKYIRSLNPNAPIMITTSLVDIGDMAIGYELGCNEYLKKPFELAELKFRVAELMRKYYGTDDKNIVKINDEFSFNLNKRALFKNGKMVDLSAKEVALVECLVSHLNSYVSMEELRDLVWNDKEIEGADIRMHVLKIRNKTTSDFITSKRRIGYKIDAQEL from the coding sequence TTGAAAATTTTACTTTTAGAAGATGATTTAGGGTTTCAAGAGAGCGTCTGTGAGTTTTTACAGACGCTTGGTTATGAAGTTACAGCGGTGAGCGATGGTCAGGAGGCCTGCGATCTGATAGAGAAAAATTTCTATCATCTTTTTATACTTGATATAAAAGTGCCTGGCGTAAATGGACATGAGGTTATCAAGTACATAAGGAGTTTAAATCCAAACGCTCCTATCATGATAACAACATCTTTGGTTGACATAGGTGATATGGCGATTGGCTACGAGCTTGGCTGTAACGAATACCTAAAAAAGCCATTTGAGTTAGCTGAGCTTAAATTTAGAGTAGCTGAGCTTATGAGAAAATACTATGGAACTGATGATAAAAACATAGTAAAGATCAATGACGAGTTTAGCTTTAATCTAAACAAGCGTGCGCTATTTAAAAACGGCAAAATGGTCGATCTTAGCGCAAAAGAAGTTGCACTTGTTGAGTGTCTAGTTTCACATCTAAATTCTTACGTCAGCATGGAAGAGTTAAGAGATCTTGTCTGGAATGATAAAGAGATAGAAGGTGCTGATATCAGAATGCATGTTTTAAAGATAAGAAACAAAACAACCAGTGACTTTATCACTTCAAAGAGGCGTATAGGCTACAAGATAGATGCACAAGAGCTTTAA
- the nrfD gene encoding NrfD/PsrC family molybdoenzyme membrane anchor subunit — MNNMSGSLAQYTEIYWGWPIAFYLFLAGLSAGASIVAVLLAGKYGKDNYYFKAAALIAPVAIIFGLALLVVDLGKPLSFYWILLLYNFDSVMSIGVALLLVYTPLSVVYAVGAFKNEIASLKISICDLVANLAEKLSGPIGILLFILGIGVGAYTGFLLSAAHKIALWNTPVLPVLFLVSGLSCAGAFTLLVGVLKDKAKRQNDIAHYLLKFDFFAIIAEFLLIVALFMVVKSASTSGAESVANALSANSLGLMFYIGVIGFGMALPIILDLSVLKVHDFKREFAVINALFVICGVFLLRCYIVYAGQIFI, encoded by the coding sequence ATGAATAACATGTCAGGAAGTCTAGCTCAGTATACAGAAATTTACTGGGGCTGGCCAATAGCATTTTATCTATTTTTAGCAGGACTTAGTGCTGGTGCTAGCATCGTTGCAGTGCTTTTAGCTGGTAAATACGGCAAAGATAACTATTACTTCAAAGCAGCTGCTCTTATCGCTCCAGTAGCGATCATTTTTGGTCTTGCACTTTTGGTAGTTGATCTTGGTAAGCCGCTAAGCTTTTACTGGATCTTGTTGCTTTATAACTTTGACTCAGTTATGTCAATAGGTGTTGCTCTGCTTCTAGTTTATACTCCGCTAAGCGTTGTGTATGCAGTCGGTGCATTTAAAAATGAGATAGCGTCACTTAAAATTTCTATTTGTGACTTAGTTGCAAATTTGGCCGAGAAGCTTTCAGGACCAATAGGAATTTTACTTTTTATCCTAGGCATTGGTGTTGGTGCATATACAGGCTTTTTGCTAAGTGCAGCTCATAAGATCGCACTTTGGAATACACCAGTTTTGCCAGTATTATTTTTAGTATCAGGCTTGAGTTGCGCTGGTGCATTTACGTTACTTGTTGGCGTGCTAAAAGATAAGGCAAAAAGGCAAAACGATATTGCACACTATTTATTAAAATTTGATTTTTTTGCGATTATCGCTGAGTTTTTGCTCATAGTTGCTCTGTTTATGGTTGTAAAAAGCGCAAGCACAAGTGGAGCGGAGAGCGTAGCAAACGCACTTAGCGCAAATTCTCTTGGGCTAATGTTTTATATTGGTGTCATAGGTTTTGGTATGGCTTTGCCTATCATTTTAGACTTAAGCGTTTTAAAGGTGCATGATTTTAAACGCGAATTTGCCGTGATCAACGCATTATTCGTAATATGTGGCGTCTTTTTGCTAAGGTGTTACATTGTCTATGCGGGGCAAATTTTTATTTAA
- a CDS encoding 4Fe-4S dicluster domain-containing protein, with product MKKYMMIHDENLCIGCQGCSVACRSANNVPRGLYRLQVHAKMSGTFPNLKTDFLRQSCVMCEDAPCVEVCPTGASFKTADGVTLLDHRICVSCKYCILACPYDARYVLPNGEIGKCTFCYESRLEEGKEPACVSVCPTNALTFGDVNDENSKISKKLKESKYYLPKAELNTKPLLAMIANTKGAHNE from the coding sequence ATGAAAAAATATATGATGATACATGATGAAAATTTATGCATCGGCTGTCAAGGCTGTTCGGTAGCTTGCAGAAGTGCAAACAACGTGCCGAGGGGGCTTTACCGCTTGCAGGTGCATGCAAAGATGAGTGGGACATTTCCAAATTTAAAGACTGACTTTTTACGTCAAAGCTGTGTTATGTGCGAAGATGCACCTTGTGTTGAGGTTTGCCCAACTGGCGCTAGCTTTAAAACAGCTGACGGCGTGACGCTACTTGATCATAGAATTTGCGTTAGTTGCAAATACTGCATCCTGGCCTGTCCATACGACGCTCGCTACGTCTTACCAAATGGCGAAATAGGCAAATGCACATTTTGCTATGAGAGTAGGCTAGAAGAGGGCAAAGAGCCAGCTTGCGTTAGCGTCTGCCCTACAAATGCCCTAACTTTTGGCGACGTAAATGATGAAAACTCTAAAATTTCAAAGAAATTAAAAGAGAGTAAATACTACTTGCCAAAAGCGGAGCTAAACACAAAACCTCTACTTGCAATGATCGCAAATACAAAAGGAGCACACAATGAATAA
- the phsA gene encoding thiosulfate reductase PhsA, giving the protein MSLNRREFLKFGAGVSMVASSLPGGALENAAKQDEKYVRSFCEMCSSRCPIEAKVVDNKICFLSGNPKAGGTATSLCARGGSGFSQLYDENRVKKPLIRVGERGENKWREASWDEALDLVASKMLEIKQKYGPESFVFTCKSSQTHKLMVNFASSYGSPNCFSHFSCCPITYQMVCEQMYGIAKLKRDFANAKYIVNFGHNLFEGIVIADAKKLAKFAAKKDTKLLVLEPRFSVVASKADEWLPVKPGTDLAFVLAIINTWIQNGTYDKEFIEKFTTGFDEIVKSVEGKTPEWQESITGIKASDVRRIADEIYKAAPRVIFDFGHKTTTTKAEYMRTKAIMVANAMMGNWEVKGGLFGGKNAKTFNKLVGEDKFPVLKNPDEKFKVPKVTRLDFAGETGRHKFVSRKHGVLMDINDAILNEKPYAIKGWFNIRFNHLINVAETMKSIEAMKKLDFIVVSDVYLNDMATFADVILPESSYLERDEGIEDKSGLKPAYMIRNKVIDPVGDTKDGAFIFRELARRMKIDELYTWNDIREFRMQQAGGDVNLLATLEKDGFITWDEPGILFREKGMIDKFVAKYPVAAKFVGENGLMDDMAKLKTKSGKIELFLPDVEAQFAGYGALNDKDMDTFDGHDLCLTCGKTPIHTNGHTQAVPSLHDLMSDSPIWINPKTAKRKNLRDGDMVVVKNKFGEQKGKLMVTEGIREDTLFIYHGFGHITPALKSIDHVGLNTSVLLNPAEGPVAATMVTNVGVSISKA; this is encoded by the coding sequence ATGAGCTTAAATAGACGAGAATTTTTAAAATTCGGTGCTGGAGTTAGTATGGTTGCATCGTCCTTACCGGGTGGTGCTTTAGAAAATGCTGCAAAGCAAGATGAGAAGTACGTCCGTAGCTTTTGCGAGATGTGCTCTTCAAGATGCCCTATCGAAGCAAAGGTTGTTGATAATAAAATTTGCTTCTTAAGCGGTAATCCAAAAGCTGGCGGTACGGCAACTTCACTTTGTGCAAGAGGTGGCTCTGGTTTTAGTCAGCTTTATGACGAAAATAGAGTCAAAAAGCCTTTGATCAGGGTTGGTGAGAGAGGAGAAAATAAGTGGCGTGAGGCTAGCTGGGACGAGGCACTTGATCTAGTTGCTTCAAAAATGCTTGAGATTAAGCAAAAGTATGGCCCTGAAAGCTTTGTCTTTACCTGTAAAAGCTCGCAAACGCATAAGCTAATGGTAAATTTTGCCTCATCTTACGGCTCACCAAACTGCTTTTCACACTTTTCGTGCTGTCCGATCACATATCAAATGGTCTGCGAGCAGATGTATGGCATAGCTAAGCTAAAAAGAGACTTTGCAAATGCAAAATATATTGTAAATTTTGGTCATAACCTCTTTGAAGGTATCGTCATAGCCGATGCTAAAAAGCTTGCTAAATTTGCAGCCAAAAAAGATACAAAGCTACTTGTACTTGAGCCAAGATTTAGCGTGGTGGCTTCAAAGGCTGATGAGTGGCTGCCAGTTAAGCCTGGCACTGATCTAGCTTTTGTGCTAGCTATCATAAATACATGGATACAAAATGGCACTTATGATAAAGAATTTATAGAGAAATTTACAACCGGCTTTGATGAGATCGTTAAAAGTGTAGAGGGCAAAACGCCTGAATGGCAAGAGAGCATCACTGGTATAAAAGCAAGTGACGTTAGACGCATCGCTGATGAAATTTATAAAGCTGCCCCAAGAGTTATTTTTGATTTTGGGCATAAGACAACCACCACAAAAGCTGAATATATGAGGACAAAGGCTATCATGGTGGCAAATGCGATGATGGGCAACTGGGAGGTTAAAGGCGGTCTTTTTGGTGGTAAAAATGCAAAAACCTTTAACAAACTAGTCGGCGAGGATAAATTTCCAGTTCTTAAAAATCCAGATGAGAAATTTAAAGTGCCAAAAGTCACTAGATTAGACTTTGCTGGCGAGACTGGTAGGCATAAATTTGTAAGCAGAAAACATGGCGTTTTGATGGATATAAATGACGCTATCTTAAACGAAAAGCCTTACGCCATAAAAGGCTGGTTTAACATCCGATTTAATCACCTAATAAACGTTGCTGAGACGATGAAGAGCATAGAGGCGATGAAGAAGCTTGATTTTATCGTGGTAAGTGATGTCTATCTAAACGATATGGCGACATTTGCTGATGTCATCTTGCCTGAGAGCAGCTACCTAGAGCGCGACGAGGGCATAGAGGATAAGTCAGGTCTAAAACCAGCTTATATGATAAGAAATAAGGTTATTGATCCAGTTGGCGACACTAAGGACGGGGCATTTATCTTTAGGGAGCTAGCACGCCGCATGAAGATAGATGAGCTTTACACCTGGAATGACATACGCGAGTTTAGGATGCAACAAGCTGGTGGAGATGTAAATTTACTTGCTACGCTTGAAAAAGATGGCTTTATCACGTGGGATGAGCCTGGAATTTTGTTTAGAGAAAAGGGCATGATCGATAAATTTGTCGCTAAATATCCAGTCGCTGCTAAATTTGTAGGTGAAAATGGTCTAATGGATGATATGGCTAAGCTTAAAACAAAAAGTGGCAAGATAGAGCTATTTTTGCCTGATGTCGAGGCACAGTTTGCAGGATATGGCGCGCTAAATGACAAAGATATGGACACATTTGATGGGCATGATCTTTGTTTAACCTGTGGCAAAACGCCTATTCATACCAATGGACATACTCAGGCGGTGCCGTCGCTTCATGATCTTATGAGTGATAGCCCTATCTGGATAAATCCAAAAACAGCTAAACGTAAAAATTTACGTGATGGCGATATGGTCGTGGTGAAAAATAAATTTGGCGAGCAAAAGGGCAAGCTCATGGTGACCGAGGGCATTAGAGAAGATACGCTCTTTATCTATCACGGCTTTGGACACATCACTCCAGCTCTTAAGAGTATAGATCACGTGGGGCTAAATACAAGCGTGCTTCTTAATCCAGCCGAAGGGCCAGTGGCTGCGACCATGGTTACAAATGTTGGCGTTAGTATAAGTAAAGCGTAA
- a CDS encoding anaerobic C4-dicarboxylate transporter, whose product MDISLILQLIVLFGAIFLGVRLGGMAIGYAGGIGVVVLTLGLGLKAGSIPWDVILIIMSVIAAITAMQVAGGLDYLVQIAEGILRKHPKYINFLAPVVTYLLTVFAGTGHTAFSMIPVITEVAKTQNIKPSAPLSIAVVASQIAITASPVSAAVVFMAGEHALGGLGISYPLLLAIWIPTTFIGCMLTALVINIFYNLDLSSDKEYQRRLKEGLIKDVKIEEKKELPKGAKLSVLIFLVGVISVVLYATAISKNVGWIKPSYVTGYEKIYETKSPDKFNELVAKDIKVKTDSTTNVKYVEDPDKPTKTLVLTRDNAIMSFMLVIATLITLTCGVKVDKLFNTATFKSGMTACICVLGVAWLGDTFVVNHTDAIKNFAGDFVKDYPFMLAVALFFASMLLYSQAATAKALIPTVIAALGLTAANNGDAYILVASFAAVSALFVLPTYPTLLGAVQMDDTGTTRIGKYIFNHSFFIPGVLAIAFSVALGFLIAPILL is encoded by the coding sequence ATGGATATTTCATTGATATTACAGTTGATCGTGCTTTTTGGTGCGATATTCTTGGGTGTTAGACTAGGCGGTATGGCTATTGGTTATGCTGGTGGCATTGGCGTCGTAGTTTTAACTTTAGGACTTGGATTAAAAGCAGGTAGTATACCTTGGGACGTTATTTTAATCATCATGTCCGTTATAGCTGCTATTACAGCGATGCAAGTAGCTGGTGGCCTTGATTATTTGGTGCAAATAGCTGAAGGGATACTAAGAAAACATCCAAAATATATAAATTTCTTAGCTCCAGTTGTCACTTACTTGCTAACTGTATTTGCTGGTACTGGACACACAGCATTTTCTATGATTCCAGTTATTACCGAAGTTGCAAAGACGCAAAATATTAAGCCTAGCGCGCCTCTTAGTATAGCTGTTGTCGCTAGTCAGATAGCTATTACTGCAAGCCCAGTTTCAGCAGCGGTTGTATTTATGGCTGGTGAGCATGCTTTGGGCGGACTTGGCATTAGTTATCCATTACTATTAGCTATCTGGATACCTACCACTTTTATTGGTTGTATGTTAACGGCTCTTGTTATAAATATATTTTATAATCTTGATCTAAGTAGTGACAAAGAGTATCAAAGAAGACTTAAAGAAGGGCTAATCAAAGATGTTAAAATCGAAGAGAAAAAAGAGCTTCCAAAAGGAGCTAAATTATCTGTTTTAATATTCCTAGTTGGCGTTATCTCTGTCGTTTTATACGCTACTGCTATTAGTAAAAACGTAGGTTGGATAAAACCAAGCTATGTAACAGGCTATGAAAAAATTTATGAGACCAAAAGTCCGGATAAATTTAACGAACTAGTCGCAAAAGATATAAAAGTCAAAACTGACTCAACTACTAATGTAAAATATGTAGAAGATCCAGATAAGCCTACAAAGACGTTGGTATTAACTAGAGATAACGCTATTATGAGCTTTATGCTAGTTATCGCTACTTTAATCACACTAACTTGTGGTGTCAAGGTCGATAAACTATTTAATACAGCTACATTTAAAAGCGGTATGACCGCGTGCATCTGCGTGCTAGGTGTAGCGTGGCTTGGAGATACTTTCGTGGTAAATCACACCGATGCGATCAAAAATTTTGCCGGCGATTTTGTTAAAGACTATCCGTTTATGCTAGCTGTTGCGCTATTTTTTGCTAGTATGCTTCTTTATTCTCAAGCCGCTACCGCAAAGGCGCTTATTCCTACAGTTATAGCCGCACTTGGTTTAACTGCTGCAAATAACGGTGACGCATATATTTTAGTTGCATCATTTGCTGCAGTTTCAGCATTGTTTGTGTTGCCAACATATCCGACACTACTTGGAGCCGTTCAAATGGATGATACTGGAACAACTAGGATAGGTAAATATATATTCAACCACTCCTTTTTTATTCCAGGCGTTTTAGCTATTGCTTTTTCTGTCGCACTTGGATTTTTGATAGCTCCGATACTTTTATAG